A window of the Oryzias melastigma strain HK-1 linkage group LG11, ASM292280v2, whole genome shotgun sequence genome harbors these coding sequences:
- the slc30a8 gene encoding zinc transporter 8 (The sequence of the model RefSeq protein was modified relative to this genomic sequence to represent the inferred CDS: added 22 bases not found in genome assembly), whose translation MFKKTNPEKVPLLTETRSSNTPGSTPNLEELQDSVEHCHDNSRAQEDRETEKKVAKRRLYVVSVVCLVFMVAEIVGGYLAGSLAVMTDAAHLLTDLTSFIISLFSLWLSSKPATQRLSFGWHRAEILGALLSVFTIWLVTGVLVYLAVERLVTDDFTIEGSIMLVTSGCAVVANIIMAVTLHQSGHGHSHGGLGSHGHAHKSEKPNNQKSNGVPSELIDMEQPDHGGRVQQANASVRAAFVHVIGDLLQSISVLISAIVIFFRPEYKIADPICTFLFSILVLCTTFTIMRDILLVLMEGTPSGVKYSEVRDRLLAVKGVTAVHNLHIWALTMNQAMLSAHVAIDDSVDAQTVLREMTQACFSSYNFHSVTIQMERQADLKPGCSLCENPKK comes from the exons atgtttaaaaaaacgaaTCCGGAAAAAGTTCCTCTATTGACAGAAACGCGGAGCTCCAACACGCCTGGAAG CACGCCGAacctggaggagctgcaggacagCGTGGAGCATTGCCATGACAACAGCCGAGCGCAGGAGGACCGAGAGACGGAGAAGAAAGTGGCCAAAAGGAGGTTGTATGTGGTTTCCGTCGTCTGCCTGGTCTTCATGGTGGCCGAGATCGTCG GGGGTTACCTGGCCGGAAGCCTGGCGGTGATGACAGATGCCGCTCACCTGCTGACGGACTTAACCAGCTTCATCATCAGCCTGTTTTCTCTTTGGCTCTCCTCCAAACCGGCGACTCAGAGACTC AGATCCTGGGAGCGCTGTTGTCGGTGTTCACCATCTGGCTGGTCACGGGCGTGTTGGTGTATTTGGCGGTGGAGCGGCTGGTCACGGATGACTTCACCATCGAGGGCAGCATCATGCTCGTAACCTCTGGGTGTGCGGTGGTGGCCAACATCAT TATGGCGGTCACCCTGCACCAATCGGGCCACGGTCACAGCCACGGCGGGCTGGGCTCACACGGACACGCCCACAAAAGCGAAAAACCCAACAACCAGAAGTCAAACGGCGTCCCCTCTGAGCTCATAGACATGGAGCAGCCGGATCACG GTGGGAGGGTTCAGCAGGCCAACGCAAGTGTGCGAGCAGCGTTCGTGCACGTGATTGGAGACCTTCTCCAGAGCATCAGCGTCCTCATCAGCGCCATCGTCATCTTCTTCAGG CCAGAGTATAAGATCGCCGACCCCATCTGCACCTTCTTGTTCTCCATCCTGGTCTTGTGCACGACCTTCACCATCATGAGGGACATCCTGCTGGTCCTGATGGAAG GAACGCCGTCGGGGGTGAAGTACAGTGAAGTGAGGGACCGCCTGCTGGCTGTGAAGGGGGTCACGGCGGTCCACAACCTTCACATCTGGGCTCTGACCATGAACCAGGCCATGCTGTCGGCTCATGTGGCTATAG ATGACTCCGTGGACGCTCAGACGGTCCTGCGGGAGATGACACAGGCGTGTTTCTCCTCCTACAACTTCCACTCCGTCACCATTCAGATGGAGAGACAAGCCGACCTCAAACCCGGATGTTCGCTGTGCGAAAACCCCAAGAAATAG